Below is a genomic region from Microbacterium sp. KUDC0406.
GTGCCGACCACGAACGAGATGATCGTGGCCACTCCGACGAGTCCGAGCGTCCAGGGCAGCGCGGCCGCGATCGCATCGCCGACCGGCGCCATGCCGGTCGAGATCGACACCCCGAGATCGCCGCGCAGCAGCATTCCCCAGTAGTCGAAGTACTGCTGCCAGAGGGGCACAGAGCTGTCGACGCCGAACAGGGCGCGCAGCGCCTTCTCGGCCTCGGGCTGCAGCTGGCCCTGGCTGCGGGCCATGTACGCGGTGACCGCGTCTCCCTTCATCATCCGGGGGATGAAGAAGTTGATCGTGATCGCCGCCCACGCGGTGAACAGGTAGAACGCGACACGCCCGCCGATGAACCGCCACGGCACGCGCACTCCGCGTCGCTCGGCCGTGGTCGCGGTCGTGCCGACCAGCGTCGGGTCGACGGCGGCGAGCGCGGCCTGCGCGGGCGTCTCGTCCTGCGGGCTCCGGCTGGTGGGCGTCGTGGTGTCGGTGCTCATCGCGCGCCTCCTGTCGTCTGTGCGGACGGGGTTCGGAAGAACTCCTCCGGGTCGGGCGAGGCCGCGCGCAGCTCGCGGGTGTACGGGTCGCGCGGATGCAGGATGACGTCGTCGGCCGCGCCGTGCTCGACGACCCTGCCCTGGTTGAGCACCATGATCTCGTCGCTGAAGTGCCGCGCGGTGGCGAGATCGTGCGTGATGTAGAGCACCCCGAGTCCTTCCTCGCGCTGCAGGTCGGCGAGCAGGTTCAGCACGCCGAGACGGATCGAGACGTCGAGCATCGACACCGGCTCATCCGCGACGAGAAGTGCGGGGCGGGACGCCAGGGCACGGGCGATCGCGACGCGCTGACGCTGGCCGCCGGACAGTTCGTGGGGCCGCCGCTCCATGACGGCGTCCGGGTCCAGGCGCACGCGCTCCAGCAGACGTCGCACCTCGTCGTCGACCTCCTGGCGCGGGACGACCCTGTCCAGCCGCAGCGGTCGCTCGATGTGGTGCCGGATCGAGTGGTAGGGATTCAGTGACGCGAACGGGTCCTGGAACACCATGCGCAGCTGCTGCCGGTATCTGCGCAGCCCCTTCCCGCCGCGCGGGATGGGCTTGCCGTCGAGGAGCACCTCACCGCTGGTCGGGACCTCCAGCTGCGTGAGGATCTTCGCGATGGTCGATTTGCCGCTGCCGGACTGACCGACGAGGCCGATGGTCTGACGCGAGCGCAGCGTGAAGCTGACGTCGTCGAGAGCCTTGATCTGGCCCGATCCGCGGACGTTGTAGATCTTCGTCACGTTGGTGAACTCGAGGGTCGTCATCGGACCACCACTCCCTCTCTCCCGTCAGGCGCGGGAACGAGCGCAGCAGGCTGCGGGTGTACTCGTGCTGCGGGTTCGTCCAGATCTCCCTGGCCTCGGCGAGCTCGACGATCTCGCCCTCGCGCATGATCGCGATCCGGTCGCTGATCTCGAGCAGCAGGGGCAGATCGTGGGTGATGAAGATCACGGAGAACCCGAACTCGTGCCGCAGCTGCGAGATCTGTTTGAGGATCTCGCGCTGCACCAGCACGTCCAGGGCCGTGGTCGGCTCGTCCATGACCATCAGCTGGGGGCGCAGCGCGAGCGCCATCGCGATCATCACGCGCTGGCGCATGCCGCCGGACAGCTCGTGCGGGTACGAGCGAGCCCGCTGCCTGCCGACCTTCACGATCTCGAGCAGCTCGTCGACGGCCGCGCGGCGCTCCTTCCGGTTCATCCCCGGGCGGTGGATCACGAACACGTCGTCCAGCTGGGAGCCGATCGTCGCGACGGGGTTGAGCGCGTTCATCGCTCCTTGGAACACCATCGAGATGCGGTCCCAGCGGAACCGGCGCATCTGCTCGGCGTCGAGGGCGTGCAGGTCGATGTGCTCGCCGCTCTCGTCATGGAAGACGACGTCACCGCTGGTGATGACGGCCGGCGGCTTCAGCAGCCGCTGCACGCCGTAGGCGAGCGTGGTCTTGCCGCTGCCGCTCTCGCCGGCGAGGCCGACGATCTCGCCGCGCCGGATGTCGAGGGTGACGTTCGAGACCGCGCGGACGGGCGGATCCACGTCGTACACGACCGAGAAGTCGCGCACGGAGAGGAGGGATTCTGTCATGGGAAGAGTCCTTCGTTGCTTCGCTTCGACAGGCTCAGCGACCCAGCCGAGTGGGTCCCTGAGCCTGTCGAAGGGGCGACTACTTGACGGGCTTCAGCTTCATCAGCACCTGGACCGCCGACGGCTGAGTCGGGTCGGCCGTGGCGTACTGGTCGTCCTCGCTCGGCCAGCCCGTGTAGTTCCGGGTGTTGTACTGCGCCAGCTGCGGGTGGGTGCCGATCGGAATGGCCGGAACGTCCTCGACGAAGATCTTCTGGATCTTGTTGAGCGCGTCGGTGCGGGTCGCGTCATCCGATGCCTGCTGGTACTCCTTCAGCAGCGCGGTCGCCTCGGGGTTGTTGTAGCGCCCGAAGTTGTCCGACACCTTGCCGTCGACGGCCTGCTCGAGGTACGCCCCGTTCATGACGTCGTCGTAGATGTGCCACGGGTTGGAGCCGGAGCCCGACCAGTGCAGCGCGGCGTCGAAGTTGCCCGTCGCCATGTTGGCGAACCAGGTGTCGGCGTCGGGCGTGGCGACCTTGGCGTCGGCGCCGAGGGTCTTCTTGATCTGGGTGGCCACCAGCTGGATGCCGGTGACGTAGTCGTTCCAGCCCTGCGGGTCCTGCAGCGTGAACGAGACCGGCTTGCCGGACGGGTCCATCAGCGCGTCGCCCTTCCAGGTGTACCCGGCGTCGGTGAGCACCTGCTTGGCACCGTCGACATCGATGGTGAAGGTCTGGTCCTTGTACTCCGGAGCGATGTACTGGTCGCCGGTCGGCTGAGGGATGCCGGTGACGTTGGTCAGCTCGGGGCCGGCGTTGCTGCGTGCCTTCTCGGCATGCGCCTTGCGGTCGACCACCATGTTCACGGCCTTGCGGAACGCGACGTCGTTGAACGGCGCCTTGGTGGTGTTGACCAGCACCATGTCGGGGCTGAGCACGTTGGCGCCCCAGAACACGTTGTGCTTCGGGTCCTTGTCGACGTAGTTGGTCTGGTAGTCGGTGATGAAGATCTGCGCCCAGTCGGTCTCGCCGCTCTGCAGCGCCCGGAGCAGGCCGGTGTTGTCGTTGTACTCCAGGTACTTCAGCTGCGGAACCGGCACGTCGCCGCCCCAGTAGTCCTTGCGCGCGTCGAGCACGACACCCTGCGACGAGAAGGTCTTGATCGTGTAGGGACCGGTGCCGATGGCGTCCTTGACCGCGTCCTTCGACGGGTCGGCGATGTCCTTCCACTGGTGCTCGGGCACGATGCTGATCTGCAGCACGTCGCCCTGCTTGACGAACTTCGACTCGCTGAAGGTCATGACGACGTCGTCGCCGTCCTTCTTGATGTCGGCCAGCTTCAGACCGCCCAGGTCGAGCGCAGGCGTGTTCTTGATGAGGTTGAACGTGAAGACGATGTCATCGGCGGTGAAGGGCTCGCCGTCGTTCCACTTCACATCCTTGCGCGGGGTGACGGTGAGCTGGGTGTAGTCACTGTTCCACTCCACCTTCTCGGCCAGCCACGGCGTGGTCTCGTTCTTGCCGACCGGGTTCACCATCGCGAGCGGTTCATAGATCATGCGGTCGTAGCCGAGCGACATGCCCGAGCCGGTGCCGATGAACGGGTTGTTGATCTGCGTCGACAGGACGCCGGATCCGTCCGGCTTGGCGACGGTGAGCGCGGGCGAGGCGCCGGTGCTCTTGTCGTCCGAACCACCGCCCGACGAGCATCCGGTCAGCGCCATGGCACTGAGGGCGGCGATCGCGGACACCGCGATCAGGGTCTTCCTGAGCTTCATTGCATCTCCTTGGCACTGTCCGTTGTGCTGTAGGTCACCGGTGCGGGGGCATCCGGCTTTTCACTTACTTACGGGAAAGTAAGTTAGCGTGAGATTACTCATCAGTAAGCTGAACGCGCAAGTGCCGGACGGCGTCGAACGAGGAGGTGTGACCGGAACGTGACCAAAGAGAGCACCCGCACCCGCCGCGAGACGGAGCGCGCGCGCAAGCGCGTCGACATCCTGAAGGCCGCCGTCGAGACCTTCGGCACGAAGGGCTCGGCCAACGGCACCCTCGCCGACATCGCCCAGCAGGTCGGCATGACCCATGCCGGCGTGCTGCACCACTTCGGGTCGAAGGAGAACCTGCTGCTCGAGGTGCTCGAGTACCGCGATCGCACCGACGTCGAAGGGCTCGCCGAGAAGCACATCCCCGGCGGCCCCGACCTGTTCCTGCACCTGGTGCGCACCGCCTTCCTCAACGCGCAGCGTCCCGGCATCGTGCAGGTGTTCACCGTGCTCTCCGCGGAGTCCGTCACCGAGGGGCATCCGGCGCGGGAGTATTTCGAGAAGCGCTACCAGAACCTGCGAGACGACGTGGATGCCGCGTTCCGGGCGCTCTGCACCCAGGAGGGCGCGACCGATGAGGTCGCGATCGAGATGGCGTCCGCCTCGATCCTGGCCGTGATGGACGGCCTGCAGCTGCAATGGCTGCTCGACCCGAAGGCGATCGGCCTCGGCGAGGCCAGCGAGTTCGCCATCCGCTCGATCGTGAACGGCGTGCTGAAGCCCGGTCCCGCCCTCGGCGCCTACAAGCACTGACCTCTCCCTGGGTCCCCGAGCCTGTCGAAGGGCCCTAGGCTCGGTTCATGACGATCGACCTCGACGCGCTGTACACCGATCTGCACAGGCATCCCGAGCTGTCCTTCCAGGAGACCCGCACCGCCGGCATCGCCGCCGGGCACCTGCGCGACCTGGGCCTGGAGGTGCACGAGAACATCGGCGTCACCGGCGTGATCGGCGTGCTCGCCAACCCTTCGACCGGCTCAGGGACCCGAGGTCCGGTCGTCTGGGCGCGGGCGGACATGGACGCGCTGCCGGTCGAGGAGGACACCGGTCTGTCCTACGCCTCCACCGCGACCGGCGTCGACCCCGACGGCGACACCGTGCCGGTGATGCACGCCTGCGGGCACGACATGCACGTCACCGCGATGATCGGCGCCGTGGAGCGGCTCGTCGCCGATCGCGACAAGTGGAGCGGTACGCTCGTCGTCGTCATCCAGCCCGCCGAGGAGTACGGCGCGGGAGCCAGGGCCATGCTCGACGACGGCGCCCTCGACCGGTTCCCGCGTCCCGACATCGTGCTCGGCCAGCACGTCACCCCGCTGCCCGCCGGCGTCATCGGCGTGCGCCCGGGCCCGCAGATGTCGGCGTCCGACGGCCTGACCGTCACCTTCCACGGCCGCGGCGGGCACGGCTCACGACCGCACTCGACCATCGATCCGATCGTGATGGCGTCCGCGGCGGTGATGCGGCTGCAGACCGTCGTCTCGCGCGAGGTCGACCCGCACGACCTCGCCGTGGTGACGGTGGGATCGTTCCACGCGGGTACGAAGAACAACATCATCCCCGCCGAGGCGAAGCTGCAGCTCAGCCTGCGCTACCCCGACGAGGCGCTGCGCGAGAAGGTGCTCGAGAAGGTCGAGCGCGTGGTGCGCGCCGAGGCGCAGGCCTCGGGCGCGGAGCGCGAGCCCGAGATCAAGACGCTGCACACGCTGCCCGCGACGATCAACGACGCGGATGCCACGGCCCGTGCCGTCAGTGCGTTCCAGGCCGCCTTCGGCGAGGCATCCGTCATCGACCCCGGCCTGTTCACGGGCAGCGAGGACGTCTCATGGTTCGCGCGGGATGCCGGCGTGCCGCTGGTGTTCTGGTTCTGGGGCGGCACGGATGCGGCGACCTTCCGCGCAGCCGCCGAGGCGGGAACGCTGGAGCGGGACATCCCGACCAACCACTCGCCGTTCTTCGCGCCCGAGATGCATCCGACGATCGAGGTCGGCGTCGCGGCCATGGTCGCCGCGGCCCGGGAGTTCCTGGACTGATCCGCGGCGGGTCCGGCGCGGATCAGCGCGGCAGCACGACCGGCGTGCCGGTGTCGGGGTCGATCAGGATCTTCGAGCGCAGCCCGAACAGATCGGCCAGCAGCTGCTCGTCGATGATCGCGGACGGCGCTCCCTCGGCCACGATCCGCCCCTGCTTCATCGCGACCAGGTGCGAGGCGTAGCGCGCGGCCTGGTTGATGTCGTGCAGCACGGCGACGACCGTGCGTCCCGCGTCGCGCAGGCCGGTCACCAGGTCGAGCACCTCGACCTGGTGACCGATGTCGAGGAACGTGGTCGGCTCGTCCAGCAGCAGGATGTCGGTCTGCTGGGCCAGCACCATGGCGATCCACACCCGCTGCCGCTGCCCGCCAGAGAGCTCGTCGACGTGACGCTCGGCGAGATCCGTGATGCCGGTGGCGGCCATGGCCGACTCCACGGCGCTCTCATCGTCGTGCGACCAGCTCGACAGCACGCTCTGGTACGGATAGCGTCCGCGTCCGACCAGATCGGCGACGGTGATGCCCTCCGGGGCGAGCGGACTCTGCGGCAGCAGTCCCAGTCGCCGCGCCACCTGCTTGGTGGGCAGCCTCCAGATGTCCTCGCCGTCGAGCAGGACCGCGCCCGATCGCGGCGCCAGCAGCCGCGAGAGCGACCTGAGCAGGGTGGACTTCCCGCACGCGTTCGGGCCGACGATGACGGTGAGCTCGCCGTCGGGGATCGACACGTCGAGTCCCTCGAGCACGCCGCGACCGCCGTAGCCGGCGCTGAGCTGTTCGGTTCGCAGGTGGGTCATGATCGTCCTTCCCGGCCCAGACGGCGGCTCTCCCTGGCGAGCAGCACCAGCAGATATGCTCCGCCGATGCACACCGTGACCGCCCCGGTCGGCAGCGGCAGTCCCGGCAGCGCGTGCTGGGCGACGATGTCGGCCGAGAGCAGCAGCACGGCTCCGGTGAGCGCCGAACCCGCCAGATCCGCGGAGGCGCCGTGCCCGGTGAGACGCCGGGCGATCTGGGGCGCGGCGAGAGCGATGAAGGCGATGGGCCCGGCCGCGGCCGTCACCGCCGCGGTCGCGGCGACGCCCAGCAGCACGAGAAGCGCCTTCGTGCGCTCGACCGGGACGCCCAGCATCGCGGCGGCGTCGTCGCCGAGTTCGAGCCGGCGCATCCGCCGGGCCGCTGCGGGCAGGGCGAGTGCGACCATCGTCAGCACGATCGCGGCCGCGGCGAGCGTGTCGCCGTCGACCACGCTGAGCGATCCGGCACCCCATACCGCGGCGCGCAGCGCGAGGTCGACGTCGGCCTTGACCATGAACCACGAGTTCATCGCGCCGAGGAACGCGCCGACGGCGATGCCGACGATGATCAGTCGGAAGCCCTGAAGACCCTGCCGGAATGCCAGCAGGTACACGGCGGCCGCCGTCAGCAGTCCGCCGATCAGGGCGCCGCCGCTCAGGGCGGCGTACCCCGTGCCGCCCAGCAGCATCGCCACGACCACACCGGTGAACGATCCGGTGGTGAAGCCGATCACGTCAGGGCTGCCCAGCGGGTTGTGCGTGAGCGACTGGAAGACGGCCCCGGCGACGCCGAGCGCGGCGCCGAACAGCACGGCCGCGCCCACGCGCGGCGCCCGCCACTCCATCACGACCTTGTGGACGGCCGGTTCCGCTCCGCCGGAGAGCGCGGCGATGACCTCGCCGATCGACACCCGGTAGGACCCGAGCATCATCGCCCATGCGGCGAGCGCCACGACCACGAGGCACAGGAGTGCACAGACGACCAGCATGCGGCGCGTGGTGCGCACGCTGAAGGGTCCGGCACGCAGCACGAGTGGCCGGCTCACAGCGCCGCCGCCCTGCGTCTGCGCACCAGCGCGACCAGCACCGGGGCTCCGATGAGCGGCATGACCACACCCACCTGCAGTTCGGCGGGGAAGACGACGAAGCGCCCGATGATGTCGGCGCCGAGCAGCAGCACCGGCGACAGCACCGCCGAGTACAGCAGGATCCACGGCCAGTTCGGACCCGTGATCCAGCGCACGATGTGCGGCACGACGAGGCCGACGAAGACGAGCGGGCCGGCCGCCGCCGTCGCGGCGCCACACAGCAGGGTGACGGCCACGAGCACGCCGAGCCTGGTGAGCCCCAGCCGGATGCCCATCGCCCTGGCTGTGTCCTCGCCGAGCGCGATCGCGTTGAGCGGGCGGGCGCACAGCGCCGCGACGACCAGCCCGATCAGGATCGCGGGCAGGATGG
It encodes:
- a CDS encoding ABC transporter ATP-binding protein; translation: MTTLEFTNVTKIYNVRGSGQIKALDDVSFTLRSRQTIGLVGQSGSGKSTIAKILTQLEVPTSGEVLLDGKPIPRGGKGLRRYRQQLRMVFQDPFASLNPYHSIRHHIERPLRLDRVVPRQEVDDEVRRLLERVRLDPDAVMERRPHELSGGQRQRVAIARALASRPALLVADEPVSMLDVSIRLGVLNLLADLQREEGLGVLYITHDLATARHFSDEIMVLNQGRVVEHGAADDVILHPRDPYTRELRAASPDPEEFFRTPSAQTTGGAR
- a CDS encoding ABC transporter substrate-binding protein; its protein translation is MKLRKTLIAVSAIAALSAMALTGCSSGGGSDDKSTGASPALTVAKPDGSGVLSTQINNPFIGTGSGMSLGYDRMIYEPLAMVNPVGKNETTPWLAEKVEWNSDYTQLTVTPRKDVKWNDGEPFTADDIVFTFNLIKNTPALDLGGLKLADIKKDGDDVVMTFSESKFVKQGDVLQISIVPEHQWKDIADPSKDAVKDAIGTGPYTIKTFSSQGVVLDARKDYWGGDVPVPQLKYLEYNDNTGLLRALQSGETDWAQIFITDYQTNYVDKDPKHNVFWGANVLSPDMVLVNTTKAPFNDVAFRKAVNMVVDRKAHAEKARSNAGPELTNVTGIPQPTGDQYIAPEYKDQTFTIDVDGAKQVLTDAGYTWKGDALMDPSGKPVSFTLQDPQGWNDYVTGIQLVATQIKKTLGADAKVATPDADTWFANMATGNFDAALHWSGSGSNPWHIYDDVMNGAYLEQAVDGKVSDNFGRYNNPEATALLKEYQQASDDATRTDALNKIQKIFVEDVPAIPIGTHPQLAQYNTRNYTGWPSEDDQYATADPTQPSAVQVLMKLKPVK
- a CDS encoding TetR/AcrR family transcriptional regulator; this translates as MTKESTRTRRETERARKRVDILKAAVETFGTKGSANGTLADIAQQVGMTHAGVLHHFGSKENLLLEVLEYRDRTDVEGLAEKHIPGGPDLFLHLVRTAFLNAQRPGIVQVFTVLSAESVTEGHPAREYFEKRYQNLRDDVDAAFRALCTQEGATDEVAIEMASASILAVMDGLQLQWLLDPKAIGLGEASEFAIRSIVNGVLKPGPALGAYKH
- a CDS encoding amidohydrolase produces the protein MTIDLDALYTDLHRHPELSFQETRTAGIAAGHLRDLGLEVHENIGVTGVIGVLANPSTGSGTRGPVVWARADMDALPVEEDTGLSYASTATGVDPDGDTVPVMHACGHDMHVTAMIGAVERLVADRDKWSGTLVVVIQPAEEYGAGARAMLDDGALDRFPRPDIVLGQHVTPLPAGVIGVRPGPQMSASDGLTVTFHGRGGHGSRPHSTIDPIVMASAAVMRLQTVVSREVDPHDLAVVTVGSFHAGTKNNIIPAEAKLQLSLRYPDEALREKVLEKVERVVRAEAQASGAEREPEIKTLHTLPATINDADATARAVSAFQAAFGEASVIDPGLFTGSEDVSWFARDAGVPLVFWFWGGTDAATFRAAAEAGTLERDIPTNHSPFFAPEMHPTIEVGVAAMVAAAREFLD
- a CDS encoding ABC transporter ATP-binding protein, which gives rise to MTHLRTEQLSAGYGGRGVLEGLDVSIPDGELTVIVGPNACGKSTLLRSLSRLLAPRSGAVLLDGEDIWRLPTKQVARRLGLLPQSPLAPEGITVADLVGRGRYPYQSVLSSWSHDDESAVESAMAATGITDLAERHVDELSGGQRQRVWIAMVLAQQTDILLLDEPTTFLDIGHQVEVLDLVTGLRDAGRTVVAVLHDINQAARYASHLVAMKQGRIVAEGAPSAIIDEQLLADLFGLRSKILIDPDTGTPVVLPR
- a CDS encoding FecCD family ABC transporter permease yields the protein MSRPLVLRAGPFSVRTTRRMLVVCALLCLVVVALAAWAMMLGSYRVSIGEVIAALSGGAEPAVHKVVMEWRAPRVGAAVLFGAALGVAGAVFQSLTHNPLGSPDVIGFTTGSFTGVVVAMLLGGTGYAALSGGALIGGLLTAAAVYLLAFRQGLQGFRLIIVGIAVGAFLGAMNSWFMVKADVDLALRAAVWGAGSLSVVDGDTLAAAAIVLTMVALALPAAARRMRRLELGDDAAAMLGVPVERTKALLVLLGVAATAAVTAAAGPIAFIALAAPQIARRLTGHGASADLAGSALTGAVLLLSADIVAQHALPGLPLPTGAVTVCIGGAYLLVLLARESRRLGREGRS